In Alphaproteobacteria bacterium, one genomic interval encodes:
- the alaE gene encoding L-alanine exporter AlaE, whose protein sequence is MKAFLVDTVATVVFFTVVAAVAELAVAGMDPQQVLVARLIMVPVMIATGRPYGVWRDWVFARFRPQRRATRTLIDIVAFTTFQIPVYLITLAVVGTTATQMIAAAGTAVVGMTILSRPFGLFLDLVRRRARVPVATA, encoded by the coding sequence ATGAAAGCGTTCCTCGTCGATACGGTGGCCACCGTTGTTTTCTTCACGGTTGTTGCGGCAGTCGCCGAACTCGCGGTCGCCGGGATGGACCCGCAGCAGGTTCTAGTTGCCCGACTCATCATGGTGCCGGTGATGATCGCCACGGGGCGGCCCTACGGGGTCTGGCGGGACTGGGTCTTTGCACGGTTCCGGCCCCAACGCCGCGCCACGCGGACGCTGATCGACATCGTCGCGTTCACTACATTCCAAATACCGGTGTATCTCATCACGCTCGCCGTTGTTGGCACGACGGCCACCCAGATGATCGCGGCAGCCGGCACGGCCGTCGTGGGCATGACGATCCTCAGCCGTCCCTTCGGCCTCTTCCTCGACCTCGTGCGCAGAAGGGCCAGGGTTCCGGTCGCGACCGCATAA
- a CDS encoding LytTR family DNA-binding domain-containing protein — protein sequence MVDRPVAKRENAGLGWPRNPRDIAVNALATLGIALVAAVSGPFGTFYDLSLGARLVYWLGAFGVGWAITVASILIVLPRLVGWGIAPVAAGALVGAFGALPLALAVFGIESVLRPELALPGILEFYLYVATIGVPVTAGMTWANWRTALHVTPAQASRPGTARPAFFARLPAKLGKDLLAIKAEDHYLRLYTAAGNDLLLMRLTDAVEELDGYDGLRVHRSYWVAHAAIERAEKTGRRVTLHLVNGMRVPVSRSYAADLKALGWLSD from the coding sequence ATGGTAGATCGCCCGGTCGCGAAGCGTGAAAACGCCGGCCTAGGGTGGCCCCGCAACCCGCGAGACATTGCGGTCAACGCGTTGGCGACGCTGGGTATTGCGTTGGTTGCCGCCGTCTCGGGGCCCTTCGGTACGTTCTACGATTTATCGCTGGGCGCGCGGTTAGTCTATTGGTTGGGTGCCTTCGGCGTTGGCTGGGCGATTACCGTGGCATCGATCCTGATTGTCCTGCCCAGGCTGGTCGGATGGGGAATCGCACCGGTTGCGGCGGGGGCACTCGTTGGTGCCTTTGGTGCACTGCCGCTCGCGTTGGCGGTGTTCGGAATCGAATCCGTGCTGCGCCCGGAACTGGCCCTGCCGGGCATTCTCGAATTCTATCTCTACGTTGCGACGATCGGGGTGCCAGTGACCGCCGGGATGACCTGGGCGAACTGGCGCACGGCGCTACATGTTACGCCAGCTCAGGCGTCTCGGCCGGGCACGGCGCGGCCTGCGTTCTTCGCGCGGCTACCGGCCAAACTGGGGAAGGATCTCCTCGCGATCAAGGCCGAGGATCATTATCTGCGACTTTACACGGCGGCGGGCAACGACCTGTTGCTCATGCGTTTGACCGATGCCGTCGAGGAGTTGGACGGATACGACGGTTTACGGGTGCACCGGTCCTATTGGGTGGCCCACGCGGCAATCGAACGCGCCGAAAAAACCGGTCGCCGCGTCACACTCCACCTCGTCAACGGGATGCGCGTGCCGGTGAGCCGCAGCTATGCCGCCGACCTCAAGGCGTTGGGTTGGCTCAGCGACTGA
- a CDS encoding DUF2141 domain-containing protein yields the protein MSIRYGAALAAAFITAPAIAADLEITVRGLEQPAGYAMIAVYASQAAMDDGVGSANLKIAVGETGTVRAIVDLPAGRYAVAVFHDENANGKLDTNIVKFPVEPTGFGNNARGSFGPATFDDAAVDLTDAGARADIVVR from the coding sequence ATGAGCATTCGATACGGTGCTGCATTGGCAGCGGCCTTTATCACGGCGCCCGCAATCGCGGCCGACTTGGAAATAACCGTTCGAGGACTGGAACAGCCGGCAGGCTACGCGATGATCGCGGTCTATGCCAGCCAGGCCGCAATGGACGACGGGGTCGGCAGCGCCAACCTGAAAATCGCGGTGGGCGAAACGGGGACGGTTCGAGCCATCGTCGACCTACCTGCCGGACGATACGCCGTTGCCGTTTTCCATGACGAGAACGCCAACGGGAAACTCGACACGAACATCGTCAAATTTCCGGTCGAGCCGACCGGGTTCGGCAACAACGCCCGCGGATCCTTCGGTCCCGCCACGTTCGATGACGCGGCGGTTGACCTCACCGACGCCGGCGCCCGCGCCGACATCGTGGTGCGATGA
- a CDS encoding carotenoid oxygenase family protein produces MMTISRRRFLLTGATLVAASPLARIAAATEPDPAWLIGFRNPPAPELTAEAVVEGRIPTGLAGTLYRIGPAQHERGGVRYRHWFDGDGMVQDWRIENGRVRHRAKMVMTPKFRAEEAAGRFLYPAFGTHLKGMRPVDSSNAMNAANINVVNHGGKLLALWEGGEPTALDPTDLSTQGFHTWAEETAGAPFSAHPRIDADGTLWNFGAAPWIGKMILYRVDAGGQAVKTGLIDMPTPSMVHDFIATARHIVVVLPPFVLTGTAGSFLDRHRYEPAQPMIALVVDKESFEVVRRYDLPSGFVFHYGNAWEEDDGTIRFDACLYRDARPILGALGQVMDGLNTDIEAARLTLFALHPDGRAELQHVSVAMEFPRIDPRVAGRRHGTLFGLARGTAGPKHPLFAAIQRYDLDRDRRMVYDYGPSRIAEEHLFVPRSGATAEADGWLVGTTLDTDTKQTQLNIFDARDLTGGPVAVATLPYPLPLGLHGNFKPA; encoded by the coding sequence ATGATGACAATTTCCCGCCGCCGTTTTCTCCTGACCGGGGCCACGCTTGTCGCCGCCAGTCCGTTGGCACGGATCGCCGCGGCCACTGAACCCGACCCCGCCTGGCTGATCGGCTTTCGCAACCCGCCCGCTCCCGAACTGACCGCCGAGGCCGTCGTGGAAGGGCGAATCCCGACCGGTTTGGCCGGCACCCTGTACCGGATCGGTCCGGCGCAGCACGAACGCGGCGGCGTGCGTTACCGGCATTGGTTCGACGGCGACGGCATGGTCCAGGATTGGCGGATTGAGAACGGCCGCGTCCGCCACCGCGCCAAAATGGTGATGACACCGAAGTTTCGCGCCGAGGAAGCCGCCGGCCGGTTCCTCTACCCGGCCTTCGGCACCCACCTCAAAGGGATGCGCCCCGTCGACTCGTCGAACGCGATGAATGCCGCCAACATCAATGTCGTCAATCATGGCGGCAAGCTGCTGGCGTTGTGGGAAGGTGGTGAGCCGACCGCGCTCGACCCCACCGATCTTTCGACGCAAGGATTCCATACCTGGGCCGAAGAAACGGCGGGCGCCCCCTTTAGCGCCCATCCCCGGATCGACGCCGACGGCACCCTGTGGAACTTCGGGGCCGCGCCGTGGATTGGCAAGATGATCCTGTACCGCGTCGACGCGGGCGGACAAGCGGTGAAGACCGGTCTGATCGACATGCCGACGCCCTCTATGGTCCACGACTTCATCGCGACAGCGCGGCACATCGTCGTCGTGTTGCCGCCCTTCGTCCTTACCGGCACAGCCGGGAGTTTCTTGGACCGCCACCGCTACGAACCGGCGCAGCCGATGATCGCGTTGGTCGTCGACAAGGAGAGTTTCGAGGTCGTGCGCCGCTACGATCTGCCGTCTGGATTCGTCTTTCACTACGGCAACGCGTGGGAGGAAGACGATGGCACCATCCGCTTCGACGCCTGTCTGTACCGCGACGCACGACCGATCCTGGGTGCCTTGGGTCAAGTGATGGACGGATTGAATACCGATATCGAGGCGGCCCGCCTGACCTTGTTCGCTTTGCACCCGGACGGCCGCGCGGAACTGCAACATGTGTCGGTCGCCATGGAGTTTCCGCGCATCGATCCGCGGGTCGCAGGGCGGCGCCATGGGACCCTATTCGGTCTCGCGCGTGGGACGGCCGGGCCCAAACACCCGCTATTCGCGGCCATCCAACGCTACGATCTCGATCGCGATCGGCGCATGGTCTACGACTACGGCCCCTCGCGGATAGCCGAGGAGCATCTATTCGTGCCCCGCTCCGGCGCGACCGCCGAAGCCGACGGCTGGCTGGTCGGCACCACCCTCGATACCGATACCAAGCAAACCCAGTTGAACATTTTCGATGCCCGCGATCTGACGGGCGGACCGGTCGCGGTGGCGACGCTTCCCTACCCACTACCGCTCGGTCTGCATGGCAATTTCAAACCGGCCTAG
- a CDS encoding ABC transporter substrate-binding protein: MGSFKKLLVGAAAAGALFGMSQAGAADMSNTLIVGHSSLPAGLGNPFLDTSHSGGFVFRTAYDLYTTSDKDGPIPEILVSWQVNAADKTKWTFKVREGVKFHNGNDHTAEDVAQIINWLTSDEGLAKAANITRNTRNIVGARVIDDYTVEITTKAPDPLLPSTLGVIKVLDWQHMQDVTFEGIGKDPNGTGPYKTVSWTNDGVALERFDQGWQVGKMDRIEFRFLPELPARVQAFESDQIDVAFQLVADNKEKVESSNGTLQVSAGTATTVMHFFSNTDGPISDARVRQALNYGINMQQFVDVIMQGTTKTTGQPGTPSINGYFDDIKPYPYDPAKARSLLAEAGYGNGLKIIGESVTAQGDWKDIVQFVGDELKKIGVDFEVRAITLPDLIARVRDTSKFGDARVFSFNYGSEPTMDIMRSINGLHSCNSPMKWTCFPDIEPTIKAANEEFDPVKRRALLKQIAQYYHDQAASMFLLDSVDLDAVKSYVKDYKPVNRLINWHEVRLDGKRG; encoded by the coding sequence ATGGGCTCGTTCAAAAAACTTCTGGTCGGCGCAGCCGCTGCGGGGGCCCTTTTTGGGATGTCCCAGGCCGGTGCCGCCGATATGTCTAACACGCTGATCGTCGGGCACAGCAGCCTGCCGGCCGGCCTCGGCAACCCGTTCCTCGACACGTCGCATTCGGGCGGTTTCGTCTTCCGCACCGCCTACGACCTCTACACCACCAGCGACAAGGACGGGCCGATTCCCGAAATCTTGGTGTCGTGGCAGGTAAACGCCGCCGACAAAACCAAGTGGACCTTCAAGGTCCGCGAAGGCGTCAAGTTCCACAACGGCAACGACCACACCGCCGAGGACGTGGCGCAGATCATCAACTGGCTAACTTCAGACGAAGGCTTGGCCAAGGCCGCGAACATCACCCGCAATACGCGCAACATCGTCGGCGCCAGGGTGATCGACGATTACACCGTCGAGATCACCACGAAGGCGCCCGATCCGCTGCTGCCCTCGACGCTCGGCGTCATCAAGGTCTTGGATTGGCAGCACATGCAAGACGTGACCTTCGAAGGCATTGGTAAGGACCCGAATGGCACCGGACCCTACAAGACCGTAAGCTGGACTAACGACGGCGTCGCGCTCGAGCGCTTCGACCAAGGCTGGCAAGTCGGCAAGATGGACCGCATCGAATTCCGCTTCCTGCCCGAATTGCCGGCGCGCGTTCAGGCCTTCGAGTCCGATCAAATCGACGTCGCCTTCCAACTCGTCGCCGACAACAAGGAGAAGGTCGAGTCCTCGAACGGCACGTTGCAGGTCAGTGCGGGCACGGCGACGACCGTTATGCACTTCTTCTCGAACACCGACGGTCCGATTTCCGACGCTCGGGTGCGCCAAGCGTTGAACTACGGCATCAACATGCAGCAGTTCGTCGACGTCATCATGCAGGGTACGACCAAAACCACCGGTCAGCCTGGCACCCCGTCCATCAACGGCTATTTCGACGATATCAAACCCTATCCGTACGATCCGGCGAAAGCCCGTTCGCTGTTGGCCGAGGCCGGCTACGGCAACGGTCTGAAGATCATCGGTGAATCGGTTACGGCGCAGGGCGACTGGAAGGACATCGTCCAGTTCGTCGGCGACGAATTGAAGAAGATCGGCGTCGACTTCGAAGTGCGCGCGATCACCCTACCCGACCTGATTGCCCGGGTTCGCGACACCTCCAAGTTCGGAGATGCGCGGGTCTTCAGCTTCAACTACGGCTCGGAACCGACCATGGACATCATGCGCTCCATCAACGGTCTGCATTCGTGCAATTCACCGATGAAGTGGACGTGTTTCCCGGACATCGAGCCTACGATCAAAGCCGCCAACGAGGAGTTCGACCCGGTCAAACGGCGCGCTCTTCTGAAGCAGATCGCGCAGTACTACCATGACCAAGCTGCGTCGATGTTCTTGCTCGACTCGGTCGATCTGGATGCGGTCAAGAGCTACGTCAAGGACTACAAGCCGGTCAATCGCTTGATCAACTGGCACGAAGTTCGTCTCGACGGCAAGCGCGGCTAG
- a CDS encoding DUF1194 domain-containing protein encodes MTCHRPRTFVRVMVTVMAMALGFIAPASARAQSQSVDLELVLAADGSGSIDDAELRLQREGYGLALTDPRVLEAIQFGPSGRIAVTYVEWGAAESQHTIVDWTIVSDLESAKRFADALIAAPRMAFGHNSISNALIYSADLIHDNDIASHRKIIDVSADAGNFGGVPIDLARDTVVQSGVTINGLAIARPGSGRPGGANRGFGTLENYFAEVVIGGAGAFVVVAGEELSFAEAVQRKLILEIAADTPTGARRDVAAAD; translated from the coding sequence ATGACCTGCCACCGTCCCCGCACATTCGTACGAGTTATGGTCACGGTTATGGCCATGGCGCTCGGCTTTATTGCCCCCGCCTCTGCCCGGGCACAAAGCCAAAGCGTCGATCTAGAGTTGGTTCTGGCGGCGGATGGATCAGGGTCGATCGACGACGCCGAACTGCGCTTGCAACGCGAAGGCTATGGCCTCGCGCTGACGGATCCGCGCGTGCTGGAGGCGATACAGTTCGGCCCCAGCGGGCGCATTGCGGTGACCTATGTCGAATGGGGTGCGGCGGAGTCCCAACACACCATCGTCGACTGGACGATCGTTTCCGATCTTGAATCGGCGAAACGGTTCGCGGACGCCCTAATCGCCGCACCGCGGATGGCCTTCGGTCACAACTCTATTTCCAATGCGTTGATTTATTCGGCCGATCTTATCCACGACAACGACATCGCTTCGCACCGGAAAATCATCGACGTATCCGCCGACGCCGGCAACTTCGGCGGCGTGCCGATCGATCTTGCCCGCGACACGGTGGTGCAAAGCGGCGTAACCATCAATGGACTGGCAATCGCCCGCCCAGGCTCCGGCCGGCCGGGCGGAGCCAATCGCGGCTTCGGGACGCTGGAGAACTACTTCGCCGAGGTCGTGATCGGCGGCGCCGGAGCCTTCGTCGTTGTCGCCGGCGAGGAACTCAGTTTCGCCGAGGCCGTGCAGCGCAAATTGATCCTGGAGATCGCCGCGGACACGCCGACCGGCGCCCGGCGTGACGTCGCAGCCGCCGACTAG
- a CDS encoding class I SAM-dependent methyltransferase gives MPEIGLHDMYPEAAHDEQSRQNFIRNLRGHVLGTVLGGAQKVYEARARPAFERSQKRRPKNAREAFTAMQGDDYGKTFSALNRTTQEMLYDTVGPSIARQLPDLIDRAARQKQVGSLTLDPSVVVPRYNAAADIHCKPGGYHSENVADDLFAGAEYDRSINVYFFGTLGPFNEDMGASVAHWVRQTYPAFAPRRILDMGCTIGHSTLPYCDVFPGAEVHAIDVAAPVLRYGHARAEAMGRAVHFGQQNAEATSFADGSFDLVVSHLLLHETSTAAMARVFKECHRLLRPGGLMVHQDGVGFKDDPFDGYFSEWLTHYNNEPFLGTLQRLDWTDMAVGAGFERAKTFDRRVPSRQENGNATLSKKETGTHYVFVAEK, from the coding sequence ATGCCGGAAATCGGGCTCCACGATATGTACCCGGAGGCGGCGCACGACGAACAGTCGCGCCAGAACTTCATTCGCAATTTGCGCGGCCACGTTCTCGGGACCGTCTTGGGCGGGGCGCAAAAGGTCTACGAAGCGCGCGCCCGGCCGGCCTTTGAGCGAAGCCAAAAACGCCGTCCAAAAAACGCGCGCGAAGCGTTCACCGCGATGCAGGGCGACGACTACGGCAAGACCTTTTCGGCATTGAACCGTACCACCCAAGAAATGCTCTACGACACCGTTGGGCCGTCGATCGCGCGGCAATTGCCCGACCTGATCGATCGGGCCGCACGGCAAAAACAGGTGGGCTCGCTGACGCTCGACCCATCTGTAGTTGTTCCGCGCTACAATGCGGCGGCTGACATCCATTGCAAGCCGGGCGGTTACCACAGCGAGAACGTCGCCGACGATCTGTTCGCGGGCGCCGAATACGACCGCTCGATCAACGTCTATTTCTTCGGCACGCTTGGGCCATTTAACGAAGACATGGGGGCGTCGGTCGCCCATTGGGTCCGGCAGACCTACCCAGCCTTTGCGCCGCGGCGCATTCTCGATATGGGTTGCACCATCGGCCATTCGACGCTGCCCTATTGCGATGTGTTCCCCGGTGCCGAGGTCCACGCGATCGACGTTGCGGCGCCGGTGCTGCGCTACGGCCATGCGCGGGCCGAGGCGATGGGACGAGCGGTGCATTTTGGCCAACAGAACGCCGAGGCGACGTCCTTTGCCGATGGGTCGTTCGACCTAGTGGTGTCCCACCTGCTGCTCCATGAAACTTCGACGGCGGCGATGGCGCGCGTGTTCAAGGAGTGCCACCGGCTGCTGCGTCCGGGCGGGTTGATGGTCCACCAAGACGGCGTCGGGTTCAAAGACGATCCCTTCGACGGTTACTTCTCGGAGTGGTTGACTCACTACAACAACGAACCGTTCCTGGGCACGCTCCAGCGGCTGGATTGGACCGACATGGCGGTCGGGGCCGGTTTTGAGCGGGCCAAGACTTTCGACCGTCGCGTCCCCAGCCGGCAGGAAAACGGCAACGCGACGCTCAGCAAGAAAGAGACCGGCACTCATTACGTCTTCGTGGCTGAGAAATAG
- a CDS encoding arylmalonate decarboxylase, whose translation MKNTLGHRATVGILVPGRNTTVQPESDDMRPAGVTNHVARMTNVGVPAGAGADFKIGQYALDMEGAIDAVKLALPDIILLGHSHDSFEGGVAGGTAFQKRLCDYAGMTVLVPSLAYAAAVKAMNLTRVSILTPYLTADDGLVRGFFESLGCTVVKMKALQYDTGHAIAQTPAETIRAAIGELNDPGIDAILQVGTNLPTARISDEAEFWLKKPVLSVNVVDYWHTLRTLGIDDRIAGFGTLLRDY comes from the coding sequence ATGAAAAACACCCTTGGCCACCGCGCCACCGTTGGTATTCTCGTGCCGGGACGGAACACGACCGTTCAACCGGAATCCGACGACATGCGCCCGGCCGGCGTTACGAATCACGTCGCCCGGATGACCAATGTCGGGGTGCCGGCAGGGGCAGGTGCCGACTTCAAGATCGGGCAATATGCGCTCGACATGGAGGGCGCGATCGACGCGGTCAAGCTGGCACTCCCGGACATCATCCTGTTGGGTCATTCGCATGATTCCTTCGAGGGGGGCGTGGCCGGCGGCACGGCCTTTCAGAAGAGACTTTGCGACTACGCGGGGATGACGGTGTTGGTCCCCTCGCTTGCCTATGCGGCGGCAGTCAAGGCCATGAACTTGACGCGGGTCTCCATCCTGACGCCCTACCTCACGGCCGACGACGGGCTGGTCCGGGGCTTCTTCGAAAGCCTCGGCTGCACCGTGGTCAAAATGAAGGCGCTGCAATACGACACCGGCCATGCCATCGCCCAAACCCCAGCGGAGACGATCCGCGCCGCGATCGGCGAACTCAACGACCCCGGTATCGATGCGATCCTCCAGGTCGGCACCAATCTGCCGACCGCGCGGATCTCCGACGAAGCGGAGTTTTGGCTCAAGAAGCCGGTGCTGTCGGTCAACGTCGTGGACTATTGGCACACACTGCGCACGCTCGGCATCGACGACCGGATCGCCGGGTTCGGAACTCTGTTGCGCGATTACTAA
- a CDS encoding polysaccharide deacetylase family protein — protein sequence MADNPYSFQNRYSFSAIPTRPQYTWPNGAKVAVYFALNVEAFEFGLNPGADFTSMPKAPYHRGFAYRDYGNRLGIWRLLNLFNDYELPCAILLNASVYDACPEILEPWRKRGDEIVGHGRTNSERQAEMTGNQEREMFEMANARYLKEEGKTPKGWLGPFISQSPQTPELLKEFGYTYMMDWWFDDQPQWFRTDKGPILAVPYPSMELNDIPAFINRGIDDDAFTRMMIDTFDEMVDESAKHGWPQINCYSLHTFLMGQPHRIRQLRRVFEHMAKRRDDVWFCHPGQISDHVYGLPEGTVAMAR from the coding sequence ATGGCCGACAATCCGTACAGCTTCCAGAACCGTTACTCTTTTTCGGCGATCCCGACGCGGCCACAATATACTTGGCCCAACGGTGCCAAGGTCGCCGTCTACTTTGCGCTCAACGTCGAGGCTTTTGAGTTCGGGCTCAACCCCGGCGCCGACTTCACCTCGATGCCCAAGGCGCCCTACCACCGGGGCTTTGCCTACCGCGACTACGGTAACCGGCTCGGCATTTGGCGGTTGTTGAACCTGTTCAACGACTACGAACTACCCTGCGCCATTCTGCTCAACGCCAGCGTCTACGACGCCTGCCCGGAAATCCTCGAGCCGTGGCGCAAGCGCGGCGACGAGATCGTCGGCCACGGCCGCACCAACTCCGAACGCCAGGCCGAAATGACCGGCAATCAAGAACGCGAAATGTTCGAGATGGCCAACGCGCGCTACCTCAAAGAAGAAGGCAAGACGCCCAAGGGGTGGCTCGGCCCGTTCATTTCACAAAGCCCGCAGACGCCGGAACTGCTTAAGGAATTCGGCTACACCTACATGATGGACTGGTGGTTCGACGATCAACCGCAGTGGTTCCGGACCGACAAGGGCCCGATCCTTGCGGTCCCCTACCCCTCGATGGAACTCAACGACATTCCCGCCTTCATCAACCGCGGCATCGACGACGACGCCTTTACCCGTATGATGATCGATACCTTCGATGAAATGGTCGATGAAAGTGCCAAGCACGGCTGGCCGCAGATCAACTGCTATTCGCTGCACACGTTCCTAATGGGACAGCCCCACAGAATCCGGCAATTGCGCCGGGTTTTCGAGCACATGGCCAAACGCCGCGACGACGTGTGGTTCTGCCACCCCGGACAGATTTCCGATCACGTATACGGCCTGCCCGAGGGCACCGTGGCCATGGCAAGGTAG
- a CDS encoding DJ-1/PfpI family protein produces the protein MKIVFLIYDGITALDAVGPYDILNRVPGTEVQFVAKERGPVRTGNGALGLVADYALSEVTATDVLLVPGGSKGIAEAIHDPAYKDWIVALDATTQWTTSVCSGALFLGTAGLLMGRRATTHWRAGHGLAKYGATYVAERYVRDGKYVTAAGVSAGIDMALYLVEQMQGRDVAQAVQLSAEYVPQPPFPPVSAAAASGHLKELVAKLAV, from the coding sequence ATGAAGATCGTCTTTCTGATTTACGACGGGATCACCGCGCTCGATGCGGTCGGTCCGTACGATATTCTCAACCGCGTCCCCGGTACCGAGGTGCAGTTCGTTGCCAAGGAGCGCGGCCCTGTTCGCACCGGCAACGGCGCTCTTGGCTTGGTGGCGGACTACGCCCTGAGCGAGGTTACCGCTACCGATGTGCTGCTGGTACCGGGCGGCTCCAAGGGCATCGCCGAAGCGATCCACGATCCCGCCTACAAAGATTGGATCGTCGCGCTCGATGCGACGACGCAATGGACGACGTCGGTGTGTAGCGGCGCGCTGTTCCTGGGCACCGCCGGCCTATTGATGGGGCGTCGTGCGACGACCCACTGGCGCGCCGGGCACGGTTTGGCGAAATACGGCGCGACCTACGTTGCCGAACGCTATGTGCGGGACGGCAAATACGTGACCGCGGCGGGTGTATCGGCCGGGATCGACATGGCGCTCTATTTGGTCGAACAAATGCAGGGCCGCGATGTTGCCCAGGCGGTTCAACTCAGTGCCGAGTATGTCCCGCAGCCGCCGTTTCCGCCGGTCTCGGCCGCTGCAGCGTCGGGCCACCTCAAGGAACTCGTCGCCAAGCTCGCGGTGTAA
- a CDS encoding tetratricopeptide repeat protein, producing MGVYADRYGVDVSAASAAAVAHLDDAVDSFLRFANDGGEHLGAALTADADLVLGHCLMGYFMRLANDPALLPGGEAARARATEIVAQGDVGARERLHAAALNCWYDDDWPGAISHWERALLENPRDLLAQWVSHLVQFFLGRMAPLRDSAARALPFWPDGQAGSPYVQAMYGFALEETGAFEPAESWGRKASAANPDGVWGVHAVAHVLETQSRLREGVAWLADLDGRWPTLGPFAHHMWWHRSLYHVELEEFETVFELYARGVRPEETMDYMDIANAAALLWRLTSRGVDVGDRWQELADKCAVKKDDHLLPFSQVHFAMVLGYDGRGEDLDAMIAGSRALARGNGTVAGLERDVLLPMEEGYAHLARGDYAGALARLLPVRYGIGNLGGSNAQRDVFAQTVIDCALRAKDYNQARSLLAERVANLPGSPWAWKQYAVALNACGEAEGAKLAETKAAALLAA from the coding sequence ATGGGCGTTTATGCCGACCGATACGGGGTCGATGTCTCTGCGGCGAGCGCAGCAGCGGTTGCCCACCTCGACGATGCCGTCGATTCGTTCTTGCGGTTCGCCAACGACGGCGGCGAGCACCTCGGTGCAGCCCTGACGGCCGATGCGGACCTGGTGCTCGGCCATTGTTTGATGGGCTATTTCATGCGGCTGGCGAACGACCCGGCGCTGTTGCCGGGCGGGGAGGCTGCGCGCGCGCGTGCTACTGAGATCGTGGCCCAGGGCGACGTGGGTGCGCGCGAACGCCTCCATGCCGCCGCGCTCAACTGTTGGTACGACGACGACTGGCCGGGTGCGATCTCCCACTGGGAACGGGCTCTCTTGGAGAATCCCCGCGATCTTTTGGCGCAATGGGTCTCGCATCTCGTACAGTTTTTCCTGGGCCGCATGGCGCCGTTGCGCGACTCTGCGGCGCGCGCGCTACCTTTTTGGCCGGACGGGCAGGCGGGGTCGCCCTATGTCCAGGCGATGTACGGCTTCGCCCTTGAGGAAACCGGTGCGTTCGAGCCCGCCGAAAGCTGGGGGCGCAAGGCGAGTGCGGCAAACCCGGACGGCGTATGGGGCGTCCATGCCGTCGCCCATGTGCTGGAAACCCAATCGCGGCTGCGCGAGGGCGTGGCCTGGTTGGCCGATCTCGACGGCCGGTGGCCGACTCTCGGGCCTTTTGCCCATCATATGTGGTGGCACCGCTCGCTCTATCACGTCGAACTGGAAGAGTTCGAGACGGTGTTCGAGCTATACGCCCGCGGCGTACGGCCCGAAGAGACGATGGATTACATGGATATCGCGAATGCAGCCGCGTTGCTGTGGCGGCTCACCAGCCGCGGCGTCGATGTGGGCGATCGGTGGCAGGAACTTGCCGACAAGTGTGCGGTCAAGAAGGACGACCATCTGTTGCCGTTCTCCCAGGTACATTTCGCCATGGTCCTCGGTTACGACGGTCGCGGCGAGGATCTCGATGCAATGATCGCGGGCTCACGGGCGCTAGCGCGCGGTAATGGTACCGTCGCTGGCCTCGAACGCGACGTCCTTTTACCGATGGAGGAGGGCTATGCGCACTTGGCGCGGGGCGACTATGCCGGCGCACTCGCGCGTCTCCTGCCGGTGCGCTACGGCATCGGGAATCTAGGTGGCAGCAACGCCCAGCGCGATGTCTTCGCCCAAACCGTGATCGACTGCGCGTTGCGCGCCAAGGATTACAATCAGGCCCGCAGCCTGTTGGCCGAACGCGTCGCCAACCTACCGGGTAGCCCCTGGGCGTGGAAACAGTATGCCGTTGCCCTGAACGCCTGCGGCGAAGCCGAGGGAGCAAAACTGGCCGAGACCAAGGCCGCCGCCCTGCTCGCGGCCTGA
- a CDS encoding SHOCT domain-containing protein, with product MVRLIVIIGLALLGLVGLWVLLRRRDKKNVNPGARLPPLSDHDEAEDATIPSRLAELDEMLERGEITEDEYISRRRHLLGDEDDD from the coding sequence ATGGTGCGCCTGATCGTTATCATCGGGCTGGCCCTGTTGGGGCTGGTCGGTCTATGGGTGTTGCTGCGCCGCCGCGACAAAAAGAACGTGAATCCCGGCGCTCGGTTACCGCCGTTGAGCGATCATGACGAGGCAGAGGATGCGACGATACCCTCGCGCCTCGCCGAGCTCGACGAAATGCTGGAACGCGGTGAGATCACCGAAGACGAGTACATCTCGCGCCGCCGCCATCTGCTGGGCGACGAGGACGACGACTGA